The Tigriopus californicus strain San Diego chromosome 5, Tcal_SD_v2.1, whole genome shotgun sequence genome includes a region encoding these proteins:
- the LOC131880980 gene encoding uncharacterized protein LOC131880980 isoform X1 — translation MLLQNEKWLCLNPALILISVLVILCLLCLIFNCLKYVCVSFRFRLRTIWNSRIFWSCRLLLLMLILWTNLLSVASVSICYFCIEKTLFGVQTVLFATVPYIFVSIFQALLLKRDGTECKNDDTQKCKKMIVFAKVVFAPIYLRWKSLQYLDHIFKGALVKEWPSKVRAFYDVQQFIATVEVLPQLLLLIATLFNLFISDSLPAKYEFPFWSLGFQCGTSITLIVVHGTVFEIQTLKTHFHVTQFPLWTMTVCSFKMFCKYVLSVALFGSTFGLFHHTMKQECWAYVVEYLSIAILVGCQFIEISNHLPQFCKSKLEHRGPRVLSKNIARIGFQLTIEASSTLMLLYVALSTCSKEDETNLNCENGSRALVALFLYYTSVLSVVHLTMKIIFRLHVLKERKSFFEFKYPKYSDLQSRLESFPDRNEWKNHSEQRANEPGKNVADHITNCSFYDEVRVDASSRAIQVRNFQALSENWQSSESLEHNCGQNDGIISDKDRLIKDGHFFSSRWTDHKSLESTCFECGKINHPDFSKVNQQPKNPNDEIEKEMSWTTRSLSQGGKDFSNFALSFCVKVTEVEVTDSKESIINMKCPTCEHEEKYAIAKRSLRPCGYCDNSSPLSTKPASKLFNRSSFHLKAPVFLHNRNCPFRALVQERLANHCRHFLPPNRNQWPIQDFRIYDVVIALSRCYVISMLVLSFHWAGPLVGQRLWENCFIYGRILLLLLLSNITLVMDYALDHPKPSFLLLLVQLFTARGITFLKYVPDVLNSLYILYFGILSLFLMGQTQDICDSNVMFLSIVLVFSVAFNLLPIISCIKTECEKMHEVYDSSSEA, via the exons ATGCTTCTTCAGAATGAAAAGTGGTTATGTTTGAATCCAGCATTAATTCTAATCTCTGTGTTGGTGATTTTGTGCCTTTTGTGTCtgattttcaattgcttgaaatatgtttgcgTCTCCTTTCGGTTCCGTTTGCGAACAATCTGGAACTCTCGAATTTTCTGGTCGTGTCGACTTCTGCTCCTAATGCTAATCTTGTGGACCAATCTGCTTTCGGTCGCCTCGGTTTCAATATGCtatttttgcattgaaaagaCCTTGTTTGGTGTCCAAACCGTTTTATTTGCTACAGTGCCATATATTTTTGTCTCGATATTTCAAGCACTTTTGTTAAAGAGAGATGGAACTGAATGTAAGAACGATGACactcaaaagtgcaaaaaaatgatcgtGTTTGCGAAAGTT GTGTTTGCTCCGATATATCTAAGATGGAAGTCATTGCAATActtggaccacattttcaaaggCGCATTGGTTAAGGAGTGGCCATCAAAAGTG AGAGCCTTTTACGACGTACAGCAATTCATTGCAACCGTTGAAGTTCTTCCTCAACTTTTATTGCTAATAGCAACGTTGTTCAATCTCTTCATTTCGGATTCTTTACCAGCAAAATACGAATTCCCATTTTGGTCCCTTGGCTTTCAATGTGGAACTTCTATTACCTTAATAGTCGTACACGGAACAGTTTTTGAGATTCAAACTTTGAAGACACATTTCCATGTGACACAGTTTCCACTTTGGACCATGACCGTGTGCAGTTTTAAAATGTTCTGCAAATACGTTCTATCGGTGGCTCTTTTTGGATCGACCTTTGGCCTTTTCCATCACACGATGAAGCAAGAATGTTGGGCATACGTGGTAGAGTATTTGTCCATTGCTATACTCGTCGGGTGTCAGTTTATCGAAATTTCCAACCATCTTCCACAATTTTGTAAGTCAAAATTGGAGCACCGGGGACCACgagttttgtcaaaaaacatcGCAAGAATAGG CTTCCAATTGACCATTGAGGCATCTTCGACGTTAATGCTCCTCTATGTGGCCCTATCAACTTGTTCTAAAGAGgatgaaacaaatttgaattgcgaAAATGGAAGCCGAGCCTTGGTGGCACTCTTCTTATATTATACCTCAGTTTTGTCCGTGGTGCATCTAAcaatgaaaattatttttcgaCTTCACGTATTGAAGgagagaaaaagtttttttgaattcaaatacCCCAAGTATTCGGATCTCCAATCACGACTAGAAAGCTTTCCTGACAGGAATGAGTGGAAGAACCATTCAGAACAAAGAGCAAATGAACCAGGAAAAAATGTAGCAGACCACATAACAAATTGCTCCTTCTATGATGAAGTACGAGTAGATGCTTCATCAAGGGCAATACAAGTGAGAAACTTTCAAGCACTATCAGAGAACTGGCAATCAAGCGAATCATTGGAACATAATTGCggccaaaatgatggaataATTTCGGACAAGGACAGATTGATCAAGGATGGACATTTCTTTAGCTCTCGTTGGACTGATCACAAATCATTGGAATCAACTTGTTTTGAATGTGGCAAAATCAATCATCCCGATTTTTCCAAAGTAaaccaacaaccaaaaaatccaaatgacgaaattgaaaaagaaatgagttggaccacgAGGAGTCTTTCTCAAGGAGGCaaagacttttcaaattttgctctttctttttgtgtAAAAGTCACTGAGGTTGAAGTTACGGATTCCAAGGAATCTATAATCAACATGAAATGCCCTACTTGTGAGCACGAGGAAAAATACGCAATAGCAAAAAGAAGCCTCAGACCTTGTGGGTATTGCGATAACTCATCACCCTTGAGCACCAAGCCtgcatcaaaattgttcaatcgCAGTTCGTTTCATCTAAAGGCTCCAGTATTTCTCCACAACAGAAATTGTCCTTTCAGAGCTTTGGTTCAAGAACGACTGGCCAACCATTGCCGTCATTTTCTGCCTCCCAATCGCAATCAATGGCCTATTCAGGATTTCAGAATCTACGATGTGGTCATAGCCTTGTCCAGGTGTTATGTTATTTCAATGTTAGTGCTCTCATTTCATTGGGCTGGACCTTTGGTTGGACAACGTTTATgggaaaattgtttcatttacGGACGAATTTTGCTTCTACTTTTGTTGTCAAACATTACTTTGGTCATGGATTATGCCTTGGATCACCCAAAACCATCCTTCCTTTTGCTACTGGTTCAGCTCTTCACTGCCAGGGGGATCACTTTCTTGAAATATGTGCCAGACGTCTTGAACAGCTTATACAttttatattttggaattcTTAGCCTGTTTCTAATGGGTCAAACTCAAGATATATGTGACTCAAATGTAATGTTTCTATCAATAGTATTGGTATTTTCGGTTGCCTTTAACTTGTTACCAATCATATCCTGTATTAAAACCGAATGCGAAAAGATGCACGAAGTATATGACTCAAGCTCTGAAGCGTAG
- the LOC131880980 gene encoding uncharacterized protein LOC131880980 isoform X2, giving the protein MTVCSFKMFCKYVLSVALFGSTFGLFHHTMKQECWAYVVEYLSIAILVGCQFIEISNHLPQFCKSKLEHRGPRVLSKNIARIGFQLTIEASSTLMLLYVALSTCSKEDETNLNCENGSRALVALFLYYTSVLSVVHLTMKIIFRLHVLKERKSFFEFKYPKYSDLQSRLESFPDRNEWKNHSEQRANEPGKNVADHITNCSFYDEVRVDASSRAIQVRNFQALSENWQSSESLEHNCGQNDGIISDKDRLIKDGHFFSSRWTDHKSLESTCFECGKINHPDFSKVNQQPKNPNDEIEKEMSWTTRSLSQGGKDFSNFALSFCVKVTEVEVTDSKESIINMKCPTCEHEEKYAIAKRSLRPCGYCDNSSPLSTKPASKLFNRSSFHLKAPVFLHNRNCPFRALVQERLANHCRHFLPPNRNQWPIQDFRIYDVVIALSRCYVISMLVLSFHWAGPLVGQRLWENCFIYGRILLLLLLSNITLVMDYALDHPKPSFLLLLVQLFTARGITFLKYVPDVLNSLYILYFGILSLFLMGQTQDICDSNVMFLSIVLVFSVAFNLLPIISCIKTECEKMHEVYDSSSEA; this is encoded by the exons ATGACCGTGTGCAGTTTTAAAATGTTCTGCAAATACGTTCTATCGGTGGCTCTTTTTGGATCGACCTTTGGCCTTTTCCATCACACGATGAAGCAAGAATGTTGGGCATACGTGGTAGAGTATTTGTCCATTGCTATACTCGTCGGGTGTCAGTTTATCGAAATTTCCAACCATCTTCCACAATTTTGTAAGTCAAAATTGGAGCACCGGGGACCACgagttttgtcaaaaaacatcGCAAGAATAGG CTTCCAATTGACCATTGAGGCATCTTCGACGTTAATGCTCCTCTATGTGGCCCTATCAACTTGTTCTAAAGAGgatgaaacaaatttgaattgcgaAAATGGAAGCCGAGCCTTGGTGGCACTCTTCTTATATTATACCTCAGTTTTGTCCGTGGTGCATCTAAcaatgaaaattatttttcgaCTTCACGTATTGAAGgagagaaaaagtttttttgaattcaaatacCCCAAGTATTCGGATCTCCAATCACGACTAGAAAGCTTTCCTGACAGGAATGAGTGGAAGAACCATTCAGAACAAAGAGCAAATGAACCAGGAAAAAATGTAGCAGACCACATAACAAATTGCTCCTTCTATGATGAAGTACGAGTAGATGCTTCATCAAGGGCAATACAAGTGAGAAACTTTCAAGCACTATCAGAGAACTGGCAATCAAGCGAATCATTGGAACATAATTGCggccaaaatgatggaataATTTCGGACAAGGACAGATTGATCAAGGATGGACATTTCTTTAGCTCTCGTTGGACTGATCACAAATCATTGGAATCAACTTGTTTTGAATGTGGCAAAATCAATCATCCCGATTTTTCCAAAGTAaaccaacaaccaaaaaatccaaatgacgaaattgaaaaagaaatgagttggaccacgAGGAGTCTTTCTCAAGGAGGCaaagacttttcaaattttgctctttctttttgtgtAAAAGTCACTGAGGTTGAAGTTACGGATTCCAAGGAATCTATAATCAACATGAAATGCCCTACTTGTGAGCACGAGGAAAAATACGCAATAGCAAAAAGAAGCCTCAGACCTTGTGGGTATTGCGATAACTCATCACCCTTGAGCACCAAGCCtgcatcaaaattgttcaatcgCAGTTCGTTTCATCTAAAGGCTCCAGTATTTCTCCACAACAGAAATTGTCCTTTCAGAGCTTTGGTTCAAGAACGACTGGCCAACCATTGCCGTCATTTTCTGCCTCCCAATCGCAATCAATGGCCTATTCAGGATTTCAGAATCTACGATGTGGTCATAGCCTTGTCCAGGTGTTATGTTATTTCAATGTTAGTGCTCTCATTTCATTGGGCTGGACCTTTGGTTGGACAACGTTTATgggaaaattgtttcatttacGGACGAATTTTGCTTCTACTTTTGTTGTCAAACATTACTTTGGTCATGGATTATGCCTTGGATCACCCAAAACCATCCTTCCTTTTGCTACTGGTTCAGCTCTTCACTGCCAGGGGGATCACTTTCTTGAAATATGTGCCAGACGTCTTGAACAGCTTATACAttttatattttggaattcTTAGCCTGTTTCTAATGGGTCAAACTCAAGATATATGTGACTCAAATGTAATGTTTCTATCAATAGTATTGGTATTTTCGGTTGCCTTTAACTTGTTACCAATCATATCCTGTATTAAAACCGAATGCGAAAAGATGCACGAAGTATATGACTCAAGCTCTGAAGCGTAG
- the LOC131880980 gene encoding uncharacterized protein LOC131880980 isoform X3 — MLLYVALSTCSKEDETNLNCENGSRALVALFLYYTSVLSVVHLTMKIIFRLHVLKERKSFFEFKYPKYSDLQSRLESFPDRNEWKNHSEQRANEPGKNVADHITNCSFYDEVRVDASSRAIQVRNFQALSENWQSSESLEHNCGQNDGIISDKDRLIKDGHFFSSRWTDHKSLESTCFECGKINHPDFSKVNQQPKNPNDEIEKEMSWTTRSLSQGGKDFSNFALSFCVKVTEVEVTDSKESIINMKCPTCEHEEKYAIAKRSLRPCGYCDNSSPLSTKPASKLFNRSSFHLKAPVFLHNRNCPFRALVQERLANHCRHFLPPNRNQWPIQDFRIYDVVIALSRCYVISMLVLSFHWAGPLVGQRLWENCFIYGRILLLLLLSNITLVMDYALDHPKPSFLLLLVQLFTARGITFLKYVPDVLNSLYILYFGILSLFLMGQTQDICDSNVMFLSIVLVFSVAFNLLPIISCIKTECEKMHEVYDSSSEA, encoded by the coding sequence ATGCTCCTCTATGTGGCCCTATCAACTTGTTCTAAAGAGgatgaaacaaatttgaattgcgaAAATGGAAGCCGAGCCTTGGTGGCACTCTTCTTATATTATACCTCAGTTTTGTCCGTGGTGCATCTAAcaatgaaaattatttttcgaCTTCACGTATTGAAGgagagaaaaagtttttttgaattcaaatacCCCAAGTATTCGGATCTCCAATCACGACTAGAAAGCTTTCCTGACAGGAATGAGTGGAAGAACCATTCAGAACAAAGAGCAAATGAACCAGGAAAAAATGTAGCAGACCACATAACAAATTGCTCCTTCTATGATGAAGTACGAGTAGATGCTTCATCAAGGGCAATACAAGTGAGAAACTTTCAAGCACTATCAGAGAACTGGCAATCAAGCGAATCATTGGAACATAATTGCggccaaaatgatggaataATTTCGGACAAGGACAGATTGATCAAGGATGGACATTTCTTTAGCTCTCGTTGGACTGATCACAAATCATTGGAATCAACTTGTTTTGAATGTGGCAAAATCAATCATCCCGATTTTTCCAAAGTAaaccaacaaccaaaaaatccaaatgacgaaattgaaaaagaaatgagttggaccacgAGGAGTCTTTCTCAAGGAGGCaaagacttttcaaattttgctctttctttttgtgtAAAAGTCACTGAGGTTGAAGTTACGGATTCCAAGGAATCTATAATCAACATGAAATGCCCTACTTGTGAGCACGAGGAAAAATACGCAATAGCAAAAAGAAGCCTCAGACCTTGTGGGTATTGCGATAACTCATCACCCTTGAGCACCAAGCCtgcatcaaaattgttcaatcgCAGTTCGTTTCATCTAAAGGCTCCAGTATTTCTCCACAACAGAAATTGTCCTTTCAGAGCTTTGGTTCAAGAACGACTGGCCAACCATTGCCGTCATTTTCTGCCTCCCAATCGCAATCAATGGCCTATTCAGGATTTCAGAATCTACGATGTGGTCATAGCCTTGTCCAGGTGTTATGTTATTTCAATGTTAGTGCTCTCATTTCATTGGGCTGGACCTTTGGTTGGACAACGTTTATgggaaaattgtttcatttacGGACGAATTTTGCTTCTACTTTTGTTGTCAAACATTACTTTGGTCATGGATTATGCCTTGGATCACCCAAAACCATCCTTCCTTTTGCTACTGGTTCAGCTCTTCACTGCCAGGGGGATCACTTTCTTGAAATATGTGCCAGACGTCTTGAACAGCTTATACAttttatattttggaattcTTAGCCTGTTTCTAATGGGTCAAACTCAAGATATATGTGACTCAAATGTAATGTTTCTATCAATAGTATTGGTATTTTCGGTTGCCTTTAACTTGTTACCAATCATATCCTGTATTAAAACCGAATGCGAAAAGATGCACGAAGTATATGACTCAAGCTCTGAAGCGTAG